In a single window of the Deinococcus aetherius genome:
- a CDS encoding S8 family peptidase: MKLALPLLSLTVAVALVSCGGAGNAPELPDVDETPVCSQAALPSGLPVTVAAQSTAFAGGWAAPHVPGRVLVVNREGTVSAQGLSLLSTVRTQRVTENLTLAQTPAGETDRAFAGRLAAAGLRVQPDFFYKALATPNDPGYPGNAGFEIGFTNVSQTYLTRIRASGAWNALQAAGKTPVAALTAVLDTGVDGGHPDLSGRLLDGRSFLSAEPSATVDLVGHGTASAGLIGAATNNGVGLAGVTWSGRNVLPVKVLCSAGGSTSDIAKGLNYAVEQGAKVINMSLGGPGDFGDEALDMALNSAAKKAVLVAAAGNTPNEGVYYPASNPNVIAVGAVGANDGKLACYSARPNATVTRKLDLVAPGGAASGVCEGATPEQDMLVLAPGNGYALSAGTSEAAPLVSGVAALMRAANPGLTAAQTRALLISSANSSAGLPLLDANAAVSAALR; encoded by the coding sequence ATGAAACTCGCTCTGCCCCTGCTGTCCCTGACCGTCGCCGTGGCCCTCGTGTCGTGCGGGGGGGCGGGCAACGCGCCGGAGCTGCCCGACGTGGACGAGACACCCGTTTGCAGTCAGGCGGCGCTCCCCAGCGGCCTCCCGGTCACGGTGGCGGCCCAGTCGACCGCCTTCGCCGGGGGCTGGGCGGCCCCGCACGTACCGGGGCGGGTGCTCGTCGTGAACAGGGAGGGAACCGTGAGCGCGCAGGGGCTGAGCCTGCTCTCCACGGTGCGGACCCAGCGGGTGACGGAGAACCTGACCCTGGCGCAGACCCCGGCGGGCGAGACGGACCGGGCCTTCGCGGGGCGGCTGGCGGCGGCGGGCCTGCGGGTGCAGCCGGATTTCTTCTACAAGGCGCTGGCGACGCCGAACGATCCCGGTTACCCGGGGAACGCGGGCTTCGAGATCGGCTTCACGAACGTCTCCCAGACGTACCTCACCCGCATCCGGGCCTCGGGCGCCTGGAATGCCCTCCAGGCGGCGGGAAAGACCCCGGTCGCCGCCCTGACGGCGGTGCTCGATACGGGCGTGGACGGTGGGCACCCCGACCTCAGCGGGCGGCTGCTGGACGGCCGGAGCTTCCTGAGCGCGGAGCCCTCCGCCACCGTGGACCTCGTCGGGCACGGCACGGCGAGCGCGGGGCTGATCGGCGCGGCTACGAACAACGGGGTCGGGCTCGCGGGGGTGACGTGGAGCGGGCGGAACGTGCTGCCGGTCAAGGTACTGTGCAGCGCGGGGGGCTCGACGAGCGACATCGCGAAGGGGCTGAACTACGCCGTGGAGCAGGGCGCCAAGGTTATCAACATGAGCCTGGGCGGTCCTGGGGACTTCGGGGACGAGGCGCTCGACATGGCTCTGAATAGCGCCGCCAAGAAGGCCGTGCTCGTCGCGGCGGCGGGCAATACCCCCAATGAAGGGGTGTACTACCCGGCCAGCAACCCCAACGTGATCGCGGTGGGGGCCGTTGGAGCGAACGACGGCAAACTTGCTTGCTACAGCGCCCGGCCCAACGCCACGGTCACGCGCAAACTCGACCTCGTGGCGCCGGGTGGGGCGGCGAGCGGCGTCTGCGAGGGGGCCACTCCCGAGCAGGACATGCTCGTCCTAGCTCCTGGAAACGGCTACGCCCTCAGCGCGGGTACGAGCGAGGCCGCGCCCCTCGTGAGCGGGGTGGCCGCCCTGATGCGCGCCGCAAATCCTGGCCTCACCGCCGCTCAGACGCGCGCGCTCCTGATCTCCAGCGCGAACTCCTCGGCGGGCCTGCCCCTGCTCGACGCCAACGCCGCCGTGAGCGCCGCTCTGCGCTGA
- a CDS encoding enolase C-terminal domain-like protein, with the protein MSVARVARVEGIPYRLPLRGTLAWGAHSQLSAAEHVLVRVTLDDGTVGVAEATPRPTIYGETPGSVVAILRHLDPALLGLPIDDEAALNRVRNSVANNHTARGALDMALWDARARTRGETLLGTLLGPNHRVRVSFILGIAPPAEMLAEAERVVAAGVRCLKVKVGRDHARDLAVIRELRRAFGDVVELYADSNETLTAETAPAALTAMREAGLTCVEEPLPVRELRARADLHARAILPIVADDSCFTPADLARELSFDTFDILNVKTARNGFTDGLVMLREAAGRGKRGMVGSQASTGLGTLHAALLSTRAEVTEPCELSFVLKLADDLLSLPITFRDGWLDVPTLRDHTLDAAQVERYRL; encoded by the coding sequence GTGAGCGTCGCGCGGGTGGCCCGGGTGGAGGGCATCCCCTACCGCCTGCCACTGCGGGGTACGCTCGCCTGGGGCGCCCACAGCCAGCTCAGCGCGGCCGAACACGTCCTCGTACGCGTGACGCTGGACGACGGGACGGTCGGCGTGGCGGAGGCCACCCCGCGCCCCACGATCTACGGGGAGACGCCGGGGAGTGTTGTCGCCATCCTGCGTCACCTCGACCCCGCGCTGCTCGGGCTGCCGATAGACGACGAGGCGGCGCTGAACCGGGTGAGGAACAGCGTGGCGAACAACCACACGGCGCGCGGGGCCCTCGACATGGCCCTGTGGGACGCGCGGGCACGGACACGCGGGGAGACGCTGCTGGGCACCCTGCTGGGTCCAAATCACCGGGTGCGCGTGAGCTTCATCCTGGGCATCGCCCCCCCCGCCGAGATGCTGGCGGAGGCCGAGCGGGTGGTGGCGGCGGGCGTGCGCTGCCTGAAGGTGAAGGTGGGCCGCGACCACGCCCGCGACCTCGCCGTGATCCGGGAACTGCGCCGGGCCTTCGGGGACGTGGTGGAGCTGTACGCCGACAGCAACGAGACGCTGACGGCGGAGACGGCCCCCGCCGCCCTCACCGCCATGCGGGAGGCGGGCCTGACCTGCGTGGAGGAACCACTTCCCGTCCGCGAGCTGAGAGCCCGCGCCGACCTCCACGCCCGGGCGATCCTCCCCATCGTCGCGGACGACAGTTGCTTCACGCCCGCTGACCTCGCGCGGGAGCTGAGTTTCGACACCTTCGACATCCTGAACGTGAAGACCGCCCGCAATGGCTTCACCGACGGGCTCGTCATGCTGCGGGAGGCCGCCGGGCGCGGCAAGCGCGGCATGGTGGGCTCGCAGGCGAGCACCGGCCTGGGCACCCTCCACGCCGCCCTGCTCTCGACCCGGGCCGAGGTCACCGAGCCCTGCGAGCTGAGTTTCGTCCTCAAGTTGGCCGACGACCTGTTGAGCCTCCCCATCACCTTCCGGGACGGCTGGCTCGACGTGCCCACCCTGCGCGACCACACTCTCGACGCCGCCCAGGTCGAGCGGTACCGGCTCTAG
- a CDS encoding AAA family ATPase yields the protein MSVPARPLPHLRAAPPRLPHERPLAELPLTVLVGVTGVGKSTALAALRGADPGVRVLPDRREITDHVMILPRAGGPVSDRAERFRLTALYRERYPGGMAHALGTLSADTRHWGERPLFDGLRGLEEVRHAAETFPAWRFVALTAPDPVRVRRLLGRADAFDRVAGRGVGGDLRADLAALPGAGAVFTPAELDGLAALAEGGHAPADILAKTRIVVTERQHYDPDAAGAFLGTLPRARALVLDTVALSPAQVVEAVRKWA from the coding sequence ATGAGCGTCCCCGCCCGCCCCCTGCCCCATCTCCGGGCCGCCCCGCCCCGCCTTCCCCACGAGCGCCCCCTCGCGGAGCTGCCCCTCACCGTCCTCGTGGGGGTGACGGGGGTGGGCAAGAGCACCGCCCTCGCCGCCCTGCGGGGCGCCGACCCGGGCGTGCGTGTCCTTCCCGACCGCCGCGAGATCACCGACCACGTAATGATCCTTCCGCGAGCAGGGGGACCAGTGAGCGACCGCGCCGAGCGCTTCCGCCTCACCGCCCTGTACCGGGAGCGGTACCCCGGCGGAATGGCGCACGCGCTGGGCACCCTGAGCGCGGACACCCGGCACTGGGGCGAGCGGCCCCTCTTCGACGGGCTGCGCGGGCTGGAGGAGGTCCGGCACGCCGCCGAGACCTTCCCGGCCTGGCGTTTCGTGGCCCTGACCGCCCCCGACCCGGTGCGGGTGCGGCGCCTGCTGGGCCGCGCCGACGCCTTCGACCGGGTGGCGGGGCGGGGAGTGGGAGGCGACCTGCGCGCCGACCTCGCGGCCCTCCCCGGCGCGGGGGCCGTGTTCACGCCCGCCGAGCTTGACGGCCTCGCCGCGCTAGCGGAGGGGGGACACGCCCCCGCCGACATCCTCGCCAAGACGCGGATCGTGGTGACCGAGCGGCAGCACTACGATCCAGATGCGGCGGGCGCCTTCCTGGGGACGTTGCCGCGAGCCCGGGCCCTGGTCCTCGACACGGTGGCTCTCTCCCCGGCGCAGGTCGTGGAGGCGGTTCGGAAGTGGGCGTGA
- a CDS encoding PRC-barrel domain-containing protein — protein sequence MIKGKELLGRPVIAIDSGEKIETARDLVFDHQANEVLGILVDEGGFFRAAKVVPFEAIRSIGEDAIMVDSTESVTSTRDDGRLADVLDSKVSLVGMTLLTTDGQNLGKIADVFFDEHSGRVEGYEATGGIFSDLSSGRTFVPAPEHVQIGEDAAIVPISVATAMQEQEPGGLKGAYQNAAQSVSSTYQNVAENVKQGYGNIAEATKERQKEFLVGKTAGNDLALDDGTVLVHKGDTITQEQIERADQAGKLTALLTGVTGGALSETYGTVKERVQGSVENLQGASTERQREFVVGKTASNDVVANLADGVQEIVVHKGDTITEFQVQRAEQAGVLPALLAAATGGAMQEGMQGLRERLQPETQTTQPEMDPLDATVGRRVKTDVRAPSGSLVAVQGQIVTPALAERARQLGVEAALIAATTGTRTGATPAAGAALSGGVASVSEGASNLLERAKSWFGEKRDEAGQAIEERQEQQLDQKVRDALGRPVTRVILAPDDTIILNVGEIITNKAVQLAREGNVLDILVNSVSKETVNIDPLAARPHETGVAALEGQDDAPVALNPTDPQNSSR from the coding sequence ATGATCAAAGGTAAGGAACTGCTCGGCCGCCCCGTCATCGCCATCGACAGCGGGGAAAAGATAGAGACGGCGCGCGACCTCGTCTTCGACCACCAGGCCAACGAGGTGCTGGGCATCCTGGTGGACGAGGGCGGCTTTTTCCGCGCGGCGAAGGTGGTGCCCTTCGAGGCGATTCGGTCCATCGGAGAGGACGCCATCATGGTGGACAGCACCGAATCGGTGACCTCCACCCGTGACGACGGCCGCCTCGCCGACGTGCTCGACTCCAAGGTCAGCCTCGTGGGAATGACCCTGCTCACGACCGACGGCCAGAACCTCGGCAAGATCGCCGACGTGTTCTTCGACGAGCACAGCGGCCGGGTCGAGGGCTACGAGGCGACGGGCGGCATCTTCAGCGACCTCTCCAGCGGGCGCACCTTTGTACCCGCGCCCGAACACGTCCAGATCGGCGAGGACGCGGCCATCGTGCCCATCAGCGTGGCGACGGCGATGCAGGAGCAGGAGCCGGGCGGGCTGAAGGGGGCTTACCAGAACGCGGCGCAGAGCGTCAGCAGCACCTACCAGAACGTCGCCGAGAACGTCAAGCAGGGTTACGGCAACATCGCCGAGGCCACCAAGGAGCGCCAGAAGGAGTTCCTGGTCGGCAAGACCGCCGGAAACGACCTCGCCCTCGACGACGGCACCGTGCTCGTCCACAAGGGCGACACGATTACCCAGGAGCAGATCGAGCGGGCCGACCAGGCGGGCAAGCTCACCGCCCTGCTGACGGGCGTGACGGGCGGGGCGCTCTCCGAGACGTACGGCACCGTCAAGGAGCGGGTGCAGGGCTCGGTCGAGAACTTGCAGGGGGCCAGCACCGAGCGCCAGCGGGAGTTCGTGGTGGGCAAGACGGCCTCGAACGACGTGGTCGCCAACCTCGCCGACGGGGTGCAGGAGATCGTCGTCCACAAGGGTGACACGATCACCGAGTTCCAGGTCCAGCGCGCCGAGCAGGCCGGGGTGCTCCCCGCGCTGCTCGCCGCCGCCACGGGCGGGGCCATGCAGGAGGGGATGCAGGGGCTGCGTGAGCGCCTCCAGCCCGAGACACAGACGACCCAGCCTGAGATGGACCCGCTCGACGCTACCGTGGGCCGCCGGGTGAAGACCGACGTGCGCGCTCCCAGCGGCAGCCTGGTCGCCGTGCAGGGCCAGATCGTGACCCCGGCCCTCGCCGAGCGGGCCCGGCAGCTCGGGGTTGAGGCGGCCCTGATTGCCGCGACGACCGGCACCCGGACGGGGGCGACCCCGGCGGCGGGTGCGGCCCTCTCGGGCGGGGTCGCCAGCGTCAGCGAGGGAGCGAGCAACCTGCTGGAGCGCGCGAAGTCGTGGTTCGGCGAGAAGCGTGACGAGGCCGGGCAGGCTATCGAGGAGCGCCAGGAGCAGCAGCTCGATCAGAAGGTCCGCGACGCCCTGGGCCGCCCGGTGACCCGCGTGATCCTCGCGCCCGACGACACGATCATCCTCAACGTCGGCGAGATCATCACCAACAAGGCGGTGCAGCTCGCCCGTGAGGGGAACGTGCTCGACATCCTGGTGAACAGCGTGAGCAAGGAGACGGTGAATATCGACCCCCTCGCCGCGCGCCCGCACGAGACGGGCGTGGCCGCGCTGGAGGGGCAGGACGACGCGCCCGTCGCCCTGAACCCCACCGATCCCCAGAATTCCAGTCGCTGA
- a CDS encoding ABC transporter permease: MRPDFVWRVAARDLLSTVRDRRALLSSVLIPLLLIPLFTLGLPLLLGRFVGGQAQERQRVGVVGTLPASLSTALTRDERAPDGSVTRAGVVLVPVTDPRAAVASGEVDAALRVTSPLPARAGDGTGRLEVYARLGNLRAQTGAYAKVQDVVEGYNRQLAVSRLAALGLGAGTLTPVTLAPIDASPEGERRGGQLAFLIPLLMLNFVLTGAMATALDATAGEKERGTLESLLVSPVRRSEVVAGKLLATTVTALTTACFSVLGFLATGLVARAALSQEGTSDEIAQSFGGQLTLTPGSALALLATVVSAALLISAVLIALSIYARSYKEAQTYVTPLSLAIVFPAVLLQFSDFLTLGSALYALPLFGSMLAILDTVRGTLTPGHLLAAVGANLLGALALGLIARRSFGREEVIFRS, encoded by the coding sequence GTGCGCCCTGACTTCGTGTGGCGGGTGGCGGCGCGCGATCTGCTCTCCACCGTGCGCGACCGCCGGGCCCTGCTGAGCAGCGTCCTGATCCCCCTCCTGCTCATCCCACTCTTCACCCTGGGGCTGCCCCTGCTGCTGGGCCGCTTCGTGGGCGGGCAGGCGCAGGAACGGCAGCGGGTGGGCGTCGTGGGCACCCTCCCCGCCTCCCTGAGCACGGCCCTCACCCGCGACGAGCGGGCGCCGGACGGCAGCGTCACCCGGGCCGGGGTCGTCCTCGTTCCTGTGACTGATCCGCGCGCCGCCGTGGCCTCGGGCGAGGTGGACGCCGCCCTACGCGTGACCTCCCCCCTGCCCGCCCGCGCGGGGGACGGCACCGGCAGGCTGGAGGTCTACGCGCGGCTCGGCAACCTGCGCGCCCAGACGGGAGCCTACGCCAAGGTGCAGGACGTGGTGGAGGGGTACAACCGCCAGCTTGCCGTGAGCCGCCTCGCCGCGCTGGGGCTGGGCGCGGGAACGCTGACGCCCGTGACCCTGGCGCCCATCGACGCGAGTCCGGAGGGGGAGCGGCGGGGCGGGCAGCTCGCCTTCCTGATCCCGCTGCTGATGCTCAACTTCGTCCTGACGGGCGCGATGGCGACGGCGCTCGACGCCACGGCGGGTGAGAAGGAGCGCGGCACCCTGGAGAGCCTGCTCGTCTCGCCCGTCCGCCGCTCGGAGGTCGTCGCCGGGAAACTGCTCGCCACCACCGTCACGGCGCTCACGACGGCCTGTTTCAGCGTGCTGGGCTTTCTGGCGACCGGGCTGGTGGCGCGGGCGGCCCTCTCGCAGGAGGGGACCTCCGACGAGATCGCGCAGAGTTTCGGCGGGCAACTGACGCTCACTCCCGGGAGCGCCCTCGCCCTGCTCGCCACGGTGGTCAGCGCGGCCCTGCTCATCAGCGCCGTCCTGATCGCCCTGAGCATCTACGCGCGCAGTTACAAGGAGGCGCAGACGTACGTCACGCCCCTCTCGCTCGCCATCGTCTTTCCCGCCGTGCTGCTGCAATTCAGCGACTTCCTGACGCTGGGGAGCGCCCTCTACGCCCTCCCCCTCTTCGGGAGTATGCTCGCCATCCTCGACACGGTGCGCGGCACCCTCACCCCGGGGCACCTGCTCGCCGCCGTGGGGGCCAACCTGCTCGGCGCCCTCGCGCTCGGGTTGATCGCGCGGCGCTCCTTCGGCCGGGAGGAGGTCATCTTCCGCTCCTGA
- a CDS encoding ABC transporter ATP-binding protein: MLDIESLSKTYGAHAALREVTLRAGEGQVFGLLGPNGAGKTTLLRIVATLLAPTAGTVRVAGHDVRRDPEAVRRSVGVVNGGMGLPARLTGREVLRSFAGLYGLNRRQADARIGELDTALGLGRTLDTRAGDYSTGMAQKVVIARAVIHDPPVLILDEAASGLDIFARRALLDFVAATRRPGRLTLYSTHVMSEAEEVCDRVAILHQGEVVTVGPVGEILGSTGERTLERAFFALVRAQAQEPRAEVFRAP; the protein is encoded by the coding sequence GTGCTCGATATCGAGAGCCTGAGCAAGACCTACGGGGCGCACGCGGCCCTGCGGGAGGTGACCCTGCGGGCCGGGGAGGGCCAGGTTTTCGGCCTGCTGGGCCCGAACGGGGCGGGCAAGACGACCCTGCTGCGGATCGTCGCCACGCTGCTGGCCCCCACGGCGGGCACGGTGCGGGTGGCAGGCCACGACGTCCGGCGCGACCCCGAGGCCGTGCGCCGCTCGGTCGGTGTGGTGAACGGCGGCATGGGCCTGCCCGCCCGCCTCACCGGGCGCGAGGTGCTGCGGTCCTTCGCGGGGCTGTACGGCCTGAATCGCAGGCAGGCGGACGCGCGCATCGGGGAACTGGACACCGCGCTGGGGCTGGGGCGCACGCTCGACACCCGGGCGGGGGACTACTCGACCGGCATGGCGCAGAAGGTGGTGATCGCCCGCGCCGTCATCCACGACCCCCCCGTCCTGATCCTCGACGAGGCGGCGAGCGGGCTCGACATCTTCGCGCGGCGGGCCCTGCTCGACTTCGTGGCGGCGACGCGGCGCCCGGGGCGGCTCACCCTCTACTCCACCCACGTCATGAGCGAGGCCGAGGAGGTCTGCGACCGGGTGGCGATCCTCCACCAGGGGGAGGTGGTGACCGTGGGGCCCGTGGGGGAGATTCTGGGAAGCACCGGGGAGCGCACCCTGGAGCGGGCCTTTTTCGCCCTGGTGCGAGCGCAGGCGCAGGAGCCCCGGGCCGAGGTCTTTCGTGCGCCCTGA